A region from the Benincasa hispida cultivar B227 chromosome 12, ASM972705v1, whole genome shotgun sequence genome encodes:
- the LOC120067382 gene encoding uncharacterized mitochondrial protein AtMg00810-like, translated as MRPKITYAVNHLSQYLKKPTDIHWQAVKRILRYVSSTRHFGLYIQQGSDLSISAFSDADWAANIDDRKLVAAYCIFLGGNLISWSSKKQSVVTRSSKESEYRALAHASVEIIWVRQLVCEIGVKQKSAPVL; from the coding sequence ATGAGACCTAAAATTACATATGCGGTTAATCATCTTAGTCAGTACTTAAAGAAACCTACGGACATTCACTGGCAAGCGGTGAAGAGAATACTAAGATATGTGAGTAGCACTCGACACTTTGGCCTCTACATTCAACAAGGGTCCGACCTATCTATTTCGGCCTTCTCCGATGCCGATTGGGCAGCCAATATAGACGATCGAAAATTAGTTGCTGCTTATTGCATCTTTCTTGGTGGTAATCTTATCTCCTGGTCCTCAAAGAAACAATCTGTTGTAACCCGGTCCAGTAAAGAGTCTGAATATAGAGCTCTAGCTCATGCCTCTGTAGAAATTATCTGGGTGCGACAACTAGTGTGTGAGATTGGTGTCAAACAAAAGTCGGCTCCAGTCCTATGA